One window of Vitis riparia cultivar Riparia Gloire de Montpellier isolate 1030 chromosome 5, EGFV_Vit.rip_1.0, whole genome shotgun sequence genomic DNA carries:
- the LOC117915012 gene encoding probable indole-3-pyruvate monooxygenase YUCCA3: MCCSSLHIPTMIQNFDQQDYVSRCIWVNGPVIVGAGPSGLAISAGLKKQGVPFVVLERANCIASLWKNHTYDRLKLHLPKQFCQLPYFPFPDNFPEYPTKVQFIDYLESYAKHFEITPRFNESVQSAKYDETCGLWQVKTISTSGSNWGEVEYICRWLVVATGENAEKVVPEFEGLQDFGGSVMHACDYKSGESYQGKRVLVVGCGNSGMEVSLDLCNHKAIPSMVVRNSVHVLPREVLGRSTFELAVLMMKWLPLWLVDKILLIIARLLLGNIEKYGLRRPSMGPLKLKNTQGKTPVLDIGALERIRSGEIRVVPGIKRFSRGRVEFVNGENLEMDCVILATGYCSNVPSWLKDNDFFSEDGLPKTPFPNGWKGKAGLYAVGFTKRGLSGASMDAARVADDIGRIWKTKQIKCLMRCFSHF; the protein is encoded by the exons ATGTGTTGCAGTAGTCTTCATATACCAACCATGATACAAAATTTTGACCAGCAAGACTATGTTTCTCGGTGCATCTGGGTGAATGGACCTGTAATAGTAGGGGCAGGCCCTTCAGGTCTAGCCATCAGTGCAGGCCTTAAAAAACAGGGTGTTCCATTTGTAGTCCTGGAGAGAGCCAACTGCATTGCCTCCCTTTGGAAAAACCACACTTATGACCGCCTCAAGCTTCACCTGCCCAAACAATTCTGTCAACTGCCTTACTTCCCATTTCCAGACAACTTCCCAGAATACCCCACCAAAGTCCAGTTCATTGACTATCTTGAATCCTATGCAAAACATTTTGAAATAACCCCAAGATTCAATGAGTCAGTGCAGTCTGCCAAGTATGATGAAACTTGTGGATTATGGCAGGTCAAGACCATTTCAACAAGTGGTTCAAACTGGGGTGAAGTGGAGTACATTTGCAGGTGGCTTGTGGTTGCCACAGGAGAGAATGCAGAGAAGGTGGTTCCAGAATTTGAAGGGCTGCAGGACTTTGGTGGGAGTGTCATGCATGCTTGTGACTACAAATCTGGCGAGAGTTATCAAGGAAAGCGTGTACTGGTAGTGGGTTGTGGAAATTCTGGCATGGAGGTCTCTCTGGACCTCTGCAACCACAAAGCAATTCCATCAATGGTGGTTCGGAACTCG GTTCATGTATTACCAAGGGAAGTCCTGGGAAGATCAACCTTTGAATTAGcagttttgatgatgaaatgGCTCCCACTTTGGCTCGTTGATAAGATATTGCTAATTATTGCAAGGCTCTTGTTGGgtaatatagaaaaatatggTCTAAGAAGGCCATCAATGGGTCCTTTAAAGCTCAAGAACACTCAAGGAAAGACCCCAGTTTTAGATATTGGTGCACTAGAAAGGATTAGATCTGGTGAGATCAGGGTGGTCCCCGGAATCAAAAGATTTTCTCGTGGCAGAGTCGAGTTTGTTAATGGCGAAAATCTTGAGATGGATTGTGTTATTCTGGCTACTGGGTATTGCAGCAATGTCCCTTCATGGCTGAAG GATAATGATTTCTTTTCCGAAGATGGATTGCCAAAGACTCCATTCCCAAATGGGTGGAAAGGCAAAGCTGGGCTTTATGCAGTTGGGTTCACTAAGAGAGGCCTGTCTGGTGCATCTATGGATGCAGCTAGAGTAGCAGATGACATTGGCAGAATCTGGAAAACAAAGCAGATAAAATGCCTTATGAGATGCTTTTCACATTTCTAA
- the LOC117915004 gene encoding 7-hydroxymethyl chlorophyll a reductase, chloroplastic-like — protein sequence MACVSASILPLSVVSSSSSSSSKDANSNPKSVKLRDDWRQRSRPIPPGGTYPAKDHCSRCGLCDTYYIAHVKNACAFLGDGMSKIESLEPVVHGRGRKAYSLDETYLGVYEQLLYARKTEPVEGAQWTGIVTTIAIEMLKAGMVEAVICVQSDPEDRLSPRPVLARTPDEVLAAKGVKPTLSPNLNTLALVEAAGVKRLLFCGVGCQVQALRSVEQHLNLDKLYVLGTNCVDNGTREGLDKFLNAASSEPETVLHYEFMQDYKVHLKHLDGHIEEVPYFCLPANELVDVIAPSCYSCFDYTNALADLVVGYMGVPKYPGVSMTQHPQYVTVRNERGREMLSLVENLLEIIPTTSSGDRRPFVMETVKADDNAKLGKGPSQPAPKFIGNLIAFILNLIGPKGLEFARYSLDYHTIRNYLYVNRMWGKQRADRHMPSYAKKLVDLYNQNGEIDKMLSNK from the exons ATGGCTTGTGTCTCCGCCTCAATCCTTCCACTCTctgttgtttcttcttcttcctcttcctcttccaaAG ATGCAAACTCCAACCCAAAGTCAGTGAAGCTAAGAGATGACTGGAGGCAGAGGTCCAGACCCATTCCTCCTGGGGGCACCTACCCAGCTAAGGACCACTGCAG TCGCTGCGGTTTGTGTGATACATATTACATTGCTCATGTCAAGAATGCTTGTGCTTTCTTAGGGGATGGCATGTCTAAAATTGAA aGTCTTGAACCTGTAGTCCATGGCAGAGGGAGAAAAGCGTATTCCTTGGATGAAACATATTTAGGGGTGTATGAGCAACTATTATATGCTCGTAAAACTGAGCCTGTTGAAG GAGCCCAGTGGACAGGGATAGTGACAACAATTGCAATTGAAATGCTGAAAGCTGGCATGGTAGAAGCTGTCATTTGTGTACAGAG TGATCCAGAAGACAGACTCTCTCCAAGACCTGTCTTAGCCAG GACGCCAGATGAGGTTCTAGCAGCTAAAGGCGTTAAACCAACATTGTCTCCTAATCTGAATACCCTCGCCTTAGTTGAG GCAGCTGGTGTGAAACGTCTTCTTTTCTGTGGTGTGGGTTGCCAAGTGCAAG CATTAAGATCTGTGGAGCAACATTTGAATTTGGACAAGCTTTATGTCCTGGGCACTAATTGTG TGGATAATGGAACTCGAGAAGGACTAGATAAGTTTTTAAATGCTGCAAGCAGTGAACCAGAAACAGTTCTTCATTATGAGTTTATGCAAGATTACAAG GTCCACTTGAAGCATTTGGATGGACATATTGAAGAG GTTCCCTATTTCTGTCTACCAGCAAATGAGTTAGTTGATGTTATTGCACCATCCTGCTATAG CTGTTTTGACTACACAAATGCATTAGCG GACTTGGTGGTGGGATACATGGGTGTGCCAAAATACCCTGGAGTAAGCATGACACAACATCCACAATATGTTACAGTCAG AAATGAACGAGGAAGAGAAATGCTCAGCCTGGTAGAGAACCTTTTGGAGATTATTCCAACCACCAGTAGT GGAGATCGGCGTCCATTTGTTATGGAAACAGTCAAGGCAGATGATAATGCAAAGTTGG GGAAGGGTCCTTCTCAGCCTGCCCCGAAATTTATTGGGAATTTGATAGCATTTATTCTAAACTTG ATTGGCCCAAAGGGTCTGGAATTTGCTCGTTACTCGCTAGACTACCATACAATCCGGAACTATCTATATGTAAATCGCATGTGGGGAAAACAAAG AGCTGACAGGCACATGCCCTCATATGCAAAGAAACTTGTGGATTTGTATAACCAGAATGGTGAAATAGATAAGATGCTTTCCAACAAATAG